A portion of the Thunnus albacares chromosome 5, fThuAlb1.1, whole genome shotgun sequence genome contains these proteins:
- the LOC122982571 gene encoding taste receptor type 1 member 1-like, producing the protein MTSQVMHSQVHGNDHWGFAITSIALLIKRQRLIRVHINWQTETATMTHLVASLYLLGSFLHTFTQCIAQASEFQLEGDYLIGGLFDIHQASGPVYHDRPEGTDCSSKPFIMSSYLRFQLMRFTVEEINNSTSLLPNVSLGYEIFDHCSGTQSFPGIFKLISVNGLTQHWGEPQKNLSTVSKVIAVVGPFSSTDTLTVAPFFMVDLIPMVSYGAASSALSEKLKFPSFLRTVHSNKDIIAVIVNIILHFNWRWVAFLNSDDDFGKDGLELFIKRIKDTEICLAYTKELNHNTNYSIMFKQMEALRVHIMVVFAPKMTSEALIESAIELNITNKVWIAGDTWSLNKRLPKEKGIQNIGTVLGVSQPVVTIPGFSDFIFSSKSQTPCENAEQQMFCNQVCNCSGLSSKDVSAMDPSFSFPVYSAVYAIAHALHNVLQCGAGRCDDNITVYPHMVLAELKKSNFTLLNRSIQFNENGDPKYGSYSIVYWNQSGEAEEIGFHKFYEGVLFFINNTKIRWYKNKVPTSLCSPECHVGHVKRQNGIHKCCFTCEICPNGTYINSTEDPYKCIDCKETEWSTEGSTSCSLRLVEYIPFTDSGAILTMIGACTLVGLALATSVLFAINYNTPVVRSAGGPMCFLILGSLSLCSFSIFFYFGKPTIPFCILRFLPFSLFYAVCLACFVVRSFQIVCIFKIAAKFPKLYSWWMKYHGQWLVITVAFVTQALILLVGYFYGHPKPNNETIWYPDKIILGCEINLKCSSGPVILLVFLSSLCFIFSYMGKDLPKNYNEAKAITFCLLLLILTWIMFATECMIYRGKYIQTSNALAVLSSLYSFLLWYFLPKCYVIIFQPHKNTQQYFQGLIQSYTKTISQ; encoded by the exons ATGACATCTCAAGTGATGCATTCCCAGGTGCATGGAAATGATCACTGGGGGTTTGCCATTACAAGCATCGCATTACTTATTAAAAGGCAGAGGCTAATCAGAGTTCACATCAATTGGCAAACAGAAACTGCAACAATGACACATCTTGTTGCCTCTCTGTATCTGCTGGGATCTTTTCTACACACCTTTACTCAATGCATTGCCCAAGCCTCAGAGTTTCAGCTGGAAGGAGATTATTTGATAGGTGGACTTTTTGATATCCATCAAGCCAGTGGCCCTGTTTATCATGACAGACCAGAGGGCACTGACTgctccag TAAACCCTTCATTATGTCAAGTTATCTGAGGTTTCAGTTGATGAGATTCACTGTGGAGGAAATCAATAACTCTACCAGCCTCCTGCCAAATGTATCTCTCGGCTATGAGATATTTGACCACTGCTCAGGAACACAGAGTTTCCCGGGTATTTTCAAACTCATTTCAGTCAATGGCTTGACCCAACATTGGGGTGAACCACAGAAAAATCTGTCTACAGTTTCCAAAGTGATAGCAGTGGTTGGTCCTTTTTCAAGCACTGACACCCTAACTGTAGCCCCATTCTTCATGGTGGATCTTATTCCTAtg GTCAGTTATGGAGCTGCTAGCTCTGCTTTGTCAGAAAAATTGAAATTTCCCTCTTTCCTACGAACAGTGCATTCCAATAAAGACATCATAGCAGTGATTGTTAACATCATACTGCACTTCAACTGGCGCTGGGTTGCTTTCCTAAATAGTGATGATGATTTTGGCAAAGATGGCCTGGAATTGTTTATAAAGAGGATCAAGGATACTGAGATCTGCCTGGCATACACCAAAGAGCTAAACCACAATACGAATTATTCCATAATGTTCAAACAGATGGAAGCATTGAGAGTACATATCATGGTTGTGTTTGCTCCAAAAATGACTTCTGAAGCTCTCATTGAGTCAGCAATAGAACTGAATATCACAAACAAGGTGTGGATAGCAGGGGATACCTGGTCTTTAAACAAGAGGCTCCCAAAGGAGAAAGGAATCCAAAATATCGGAACTGTACTCGGGGTGTCTCAGCCAGTAGTGACAATACCTGgtttcagtgattttatcttttcttcTAAAAGCCAGACTCCATGTGAAAATGCAGAACAACAGATGTTTTGTAATCAGGTTTGTAACTGCAGTGGCCTGAGTTCAAAAGATGTCAGTGCTATGGacccatctttctcttttcctgtttATTCTGCCGTATATGCCATCGCTCATGCCTTACACAATGTCTTGCAATGTGGAGCTGGAAGATGTGATGACAATATTACAGTCTACCCACACATG GTTCTAGCAGAACTGAAGAAGTCAAACTTTACACTTTTAAACCGGAGTATTCAGTTTAATGAGAATGGTGACCCCAAGTACGGATCTTATTCCATAGTTTACTGGAACCAAAGTGGTGAAGCAGAGGAGATTGGCTTTCATAAATTTTATGAAGGAGTCCTTTTTTTCATCAACAACACCAAAATTCGGTGGTACAAAAACAAA GTGCCCACTTCACTATGTTCCCCAGAATGTCATGTAGGACATGTAAAAAGGCAAAATGGAATCCACAAATGCTGCTTCACTTGTGAAATCTGTCCGAATGGAACTTATATCAACAGCACAG AGGATCCCTACAAGTGCATCGACTGTAAGGAGACAGAGTGGTCCACAGAAGGAAGTACATCATGCAGTCTGCGGTTGGTGGAGTACATCCCGTTCACAGACAGCGGGGCTATACTGACCATGATTGGGGCCTGCACCTTGGTGGGCCTCGCACTAGCCACGTCTGTTCTCTTTGCCATCAACTACAACACACCTGTTGTCAGATCTGCTGGGGGACCAATGTGCTTCTTAATTTTAGGTTCCCTCAGTCTGTGTAGTTTTAGTATATTCTTTTACTTTGGTAAGCCAACCATTCCCTTTTGTATCTTAAGGTTCCTACCATTTTCATTGTTCTATGCTGTCTGTCTTGCATGTTTTGTAGTGCGCTCTTTTCAAATtgtttgcattttcaaaatAGCTGCCAAGTTCCCCAAGCTCTACAGCTGGTGGATGAAATATCATGGACAATGGCTGGTCATCACAGTGGCATTTGTTACTCAGGCACTCATACTTCTTGTTGGCTATTTTTATGGACACCCCAAGCCAAACAATGAAACTATTTGGTATCCAGACAAAATCATACTTGGCTGTGAAATCAATCTCAAATGTTCCTCTGGTCCTGTGATTTTACTTGTATTTCTGTCCTCcctttgctttattttctccTACATGGGAAAAGACCTCCCAAAAAATTACAATGAGGCCAAAGCAATAACCTTCTGCCTGCTCCTGCTGATCCTCACCTGGATCATGTTTGCCACTGAATGTATGATTTACCGTGGAAAGTACATCCAAACTTCTAATGCTCTGGCAGTACTGTCCAGCCTCTACTCCTTCCTGTTGTGGTATTTCCTCCCAAAATGTTACGTCATTATTTTCCAAccccacaaaaacacacagcagtacTTTCAAGGTCTCATTCAAAGTTATACCAAAACAATTAGCCAGTAG
- the LOC122982563 gene encoding taste receptor type 1 member 1-like gives MKYFLASLCLLESLLHALTQCTVPASEFQLEGDYLIGGLFDVHHASGLVYHYRPEAIDCSSKPFILSSYRRFQLMRFTVEEINNSTSLLPNVSLGYKIFDHCSDTQNFPGIFNLISVNDLIKPWGDTHKNLSTVSKLIAVVGPYTSTQSLTVAPLFMVDLIPMVSYGAASSIFSIKQKFPSFLRTARPNKDTIEVIVKIVQHFKWRWVAFLNSDNDYGNDALKLFIKTIKDTEICLAYTQGLNDYTNHSLIFKRIEAQEVHVIIVFAPEWTAEALIESAIQLNVTNKVWIADDTWSSNKRLPKEKGIENIGTVLGVAEPLIAMPGFRDFIFSSKSQTQCENAEQQMFCNQICNCSDLSPEKVIAADPSFSFSIYSAVYAIAHALHNVLQCRAGRCNDNITVYPHMVLAELKKSNFTLLNKSIQFDENGDPTFGFYSILYWNNSGDAEEIGFYKFPPSFNFFINNTKIQWFTKGEVPSSLCSPECPVGYAKRPDGIHKCCFTCEICPNGTYINNTEDPYKCINCKETEWSKVGSTSCSLRLVEYIPFTDSGAILTMIGACTLVGLALATSVLFAINYNTPVVRSAGGPMCFLILGSLSLCSFSVFFYFGKPTIPFCILRFLPFSLFYAVCLACFVVRSFQIVCIFKIAAKFPKLYSWWMKYHGQWLVITVAFVTQALILLIGYFYGHPKPNNETNWYPDKIILGCDINLKVFSGPVILLVFLSSLCFIFSYMGKDLPKNYNEAKAITFCLLLLILTWTMFATECMIYRGKYIQTLNALAVLSSLYSFLLWYFLPKCYIIIFQPHRNTQQYFQGLIQSYTKTISQ, from the exons atgaaatattttctaGCTTCTCTGTGTCTACTGGAATCTCTTCTTCATGCCTTGACTCAATGCACTGTCCCAGCCTCAGAGTTCCAGCTGGAAGGAGATTATTTGATAGGTGGCCTTTTTGATGTTCATCATGCCAGTGGCCTTGTTTATCATTACAGACCAGAAGCCATCGACTGCTCCAG TAAACCCTTCATTCTGTCAAGTTACCGGAGGTTTCAGTTGATGAGATTCACTGTGGAGGAAATCAATAACTCTACCAGCCTCCTGCCAAATGTATCTCTCGGCTATAAGATATTTGACCACTGCTCAGATACACAAAATTTCCCTGGTATTTTTAACCTCATTTCAGTCAATGACTTGATCAAACCTTGGGGTGACACACACAAGAATCTGTCTACAGTGTCCAAACTGATAGCAGTGGTTGGTCCTTATACCAGCACTCAATCCCTGACTGTAGCTCCACTCTTTATGGTGGATCTCATTCccatg GTCAGTTATGGAGCTGCTAGTTctattttttcaataaaacaaaagtttccCTCTTTCCTAAGAACAGCACGTCCCAATAAAGACACCATAGAAGTAATTGTTAAAATTGTGCAACACTTCAAGTGGCGCTGGGTTGCTTTCcttaacagtgataatgatTATGGCAATGATGCCTTGAAATTGTTCATAAAGACGATAAAGGACACCGAGATCTGCCTGGCATACACCCAAGGCCTCAATGATTATACAAATCACTCCCTAATTTTCAAACGGATAGAGGCACAGGAGGTACATGTCATAATTGTTTTTGCTCCAGAATGGACTGCTGAAGCTCTCATTGAGTCAGCAATACAACTGAATGTCACAAACAAGGTGTGGATAGCAGATGACACGTGGTCCTCAAACAAGAGGCTCCCAAAGGAGAAAGGAATTGAAAACATTGGAACTGTACTCGGGGTTGCTGAGCCATTAATAGCAATGCCTGGTTTCAGGGATTTTATCTTTTCCTCTAAAAGCCAGACACAATGTGAAAATGCAGAACAACAGATGTTTTGTAATCAGATTTGTAACTGCAGTGACCTGAGTCCAGAAAAGGTCATTGCTGCAGacccatctttctctttttctatatATTCTGCTGTATATGCCATCGCTCATGCCTTACACAATGTCTTGCAATGTAGAGCTGGAAGATGTAATGACAATATTACAGTCTACCCACACATG GTTCTAGCAGAGCTGAAGAAGTCAAACTTTACTCTTTTAAACAAGAGTATTCAGTTTGATGAGAACGGTGACCCCACATTCGGATTCTATTCTATACTTTACTGGAACAACAGTGGTGATGCAGAGGAGATCGGCTTTTATAAATTTCCCCCATCGTTCAATTTCTTCATCAACAACACCAAAATCCAGTGGTTCACAAAGGGAGAA GTGCCATCTTCACTATGTTCCCCAGAATGTCCTGTAGGATATGCAAAAAGGCCAGATGGAATCCACAAATGCTGCTTCACTTGTGAAATCTGTCCGAATGGAACTTATATCAACAACACAG AGGATCCCTACAAGTGCATCAACTGTAAGGAGACAGAGTGGTCCAAAGTAGGAAGTACATCATGCAGTCTGCGGTTGGTGGAGTACATCCCGTTCACAGACAGCGGGGCTATACTGACCATGATTGGGGCCTGCACCTTGGTGGGCCTCGCACTAGCCACGTCTGTTCTCTTTGCCATCAACTACAACACACCTGTTGTCAGATCTGCTGGGGGACCAATGTGCTTCTTAATTTTAGGTTCCCTCAGTCTGTGTAGTTTTAGTGTATTCTTTTACTTTGGTAAGCCAACCATTCCCTTTTGTATCTTAAGGTTCCTACCATTTTCATTGTTCTATGCTGTCTGTCTTGCATGTTTTGTAGTGCGCTCTTTTCAAATtgtttgcattttcaaaatAGCTGCCAAGTTCCCCAAGCTCTACAGCTGGTGGATGAAATATCATGGACAATGGCTGGTCATCACAGTGGCATTTGTTACTCAGGCACTCATACTTCTCATTGGCTATTTTTATGGACACCCCAAGCCAAACAATGAAACGAATTGGTATCCAGACAAAATCATACTTGGCTGTGACATCAATCTCAAAGTATTCTCTGGTCCTGTGATTTTACTTGTATTTCTGTCCTCcctttgctttattttctccTACATGGGAAAAGACCTCCCAAAAAATTACAATGAGGCCAAAGCAATAACCTTCTGCCTGCTCCTGCTGATCCTCACCTGGACCATGTTTGCCACTGAATGTATGATTTACCGTGGAAAGTACATCCAAACTCTTAATGCTCTGGCAGTACTGTCCAGCCTCTACTCCTTTCTGTTGTGGTATTTCCTCCCAAaatgttacatcatcattttccaaccccacagaaacacacagcagtacTTTCAAGGTCTCATTCAAAGTTATACCAAAACAATTAGCCAGTAG
- the LOC122982564 gene encoding taste receptor type 1 member 1-like: protein MKYFLASLCLLESLLHALTQCTVPASEFQLEGDYLIGGLFDVHHASGLVYHYRPEAIDCSSKPLILSSYRRFQLMRFTVEEINNSTSLLPNVSLGYKIFDHCSDTQNFPGIFNLISVNDLIKPWGDTHKNLSTVSKVIAVVGPITSTQSLSVAPLFMVDLIPMVSYGATSSVFSRKQKFPSFLRTVHPNKDNVEVIVKIVQHFKWRWVAFLNSDNDYGNDALKLFIKMIKDTEICLAYTQGLNDYTNYSLIFKQIEAQEVHVIIVFAPEWTAEALIESAIQLNVTNKVWIADDAWSSNKRLPKEKGIENIGTVLGVSQPEVTIPGFRDFIFSSKSQTQCENAKQQMFCNQICNCSDLSLEKVIDADPSFSLPVYSAVYAIAHALHNVLQCGAGRCNDNITVYPHMVLAELKRSNFTLLNQSIQFDENGDPTFGFYAIIYWNNSGDAEEIGFYKFPPSFNFFINTTKIQWYTKGEVPSSLCSPECPVGYAKRPDGIHKCCFTCEICPNGTYINNTEDPYKCIDCKETEWSTEGSISCSLRLVEYIPFTDSGAILTMIGACTLVGLALATSVLFAINYNTPVVRSAGGPMCFLILGSLSLCSFSVFFYFGKPTIPFCILRFLPFSLFYAVCLACFVVRSFQIVCIFKIAAKFPKLYSWWMKYHGQWLVITVAFVTQALILLIGYSYGHPKPSNETNWYPDKIILGCEIDLKVSSGPVILLVFLSSLCFIFSYMGKDLPKNYNEAKAITFCLLLLILTWTMFATECMIYRGKYIQILNALAVLSSLYSFLLWYFLPKCYIIIFQPHRNTQQYFQGLIQSYTKTISQ, encoded by the exons atgaaatattttctaGCTTCTCTGTGTCTACTGGAATCTCTTCTTCATGCCTTGACTCAATGCACTGTCCCAGCCTCAGAGTTCCAGCTGGAAGGAGATTATTTGATAGGTGGACTTTTTGATGTTCATCATGCCAGTGGCCTTGTATATCATTACAGACCAGAAGCCATCGACTGCTCCAG TAAACCCTTAATTCTGTCAAGTTACCGGAGGTTTCAGTTGATGAGATTCACTGTGGAGGAAATCAATAACTCTACCAGCCTCCTGCCAAATGTATCTCTCGGCTATAAGATATTTGACCACTGCTCAGATACACAAAATTTCCCTGGTATTTTTAACCTCATTTCAGTCAATGACTTGATCAAACCTTGGGGTGACACACACAAGAATCTGTCTACAGTGTCCAAAGTGATAGCAGTGGTCGGTCCCATTACAAGCACTCAATCCCTTTCTGTAGCCCCACTCTTCATGGTGGATCTCATTCCTAtg GTCAGTTATGGAGCTACTAGCTCTGTTTtttcaagaaaacaaaagtttcCCTCTTTCCTACGAACAGTGCATCCCAATAAAGACAATGTAGAAGTAATTGTTAAAATTGTGCAACACTTCAAGTGGCGCTGGGTTGCTTTCcttaacagtgataatgatTATGGCAATGATGCCTTGAAATTGTTCATAAAGATGATAAAGGACACCGAGATCTGCCTGGCATACACCCAAGGCCTCAATGATTATACAAATTACTCCCTAATTTTCAAACAGATAGAGGCACAGGAGGTACATGTCATAATTGTTTTTGCTCCAGAATGGACTGCTGAAGCTCTCATTGAGTCAGCAATACAACTGAATGTCACAAACAAAGTGTGGATAGCAGATGATGCATGGTCCTCAAACAAGAGGCTCCCAAAGGAGAAAGGAATCGAAAACATTGGAACTGTACTCGGGGTGTCTCAGCCAGAAGTGACAATACCTGGTTTCAGGGATTTTATCTTTTCCTCTAAAAGCCAGACTcaatgtgaaaatgcaaaacaacaGATGTTTTGTAATCAGATTTGTAACTGCAGTGACCTGAGTCTAGAAAAGGTCATTGATGCAGacccatctttctctcttcctgtttatTCTGCCGTATATGCCATCGCTCATGCCTTACACAATGTCTTGCAATGTGGAGCTGGAAGATGCAATGACAATATTACAGTCTACCCACACATG GTTCTAGCAGAGCTGAAGAGGTCAAACTTTACTCTTTTAAACCAGAGTATTCAGTTTGATGAGAACGGTGACCCCACATTCGGATTCTATGCTATAATTTACTGGAACAACAGTGGTGATGCAGAGGAGATCGGCTTTTATAAATTTCCCCCATCATTCAATTTCTTCATCAACACCACCAAAATTCAATGGTACACAAAGGGAGAA GTGCCATCTTCACTATGTTCCCCAGAATGTCCTGTAGGATATGCAAAAAGGCCAGATGGAATCCACAAATGCTGCTTCACTTGTGAAATCTGTCCGAATGGAACTTATATCAACAACACAG AGGATCCCTACAAGTGCATTGACTGTAAGGAGACAGAGTGGTCCACAGAAGGAAGTATATCATGCAGTCTGCGGTTGGTGGAGTACATCCCATTCACAGACAGTGGGGCTATACTGACCATGATTGGGGCCTGCACCTTGGTGGGCCTCGCACTAGCCACGTCTGTTCTCTTTGCCATCAACTACAACACACCTGTTGTCAGATCTGCTGGGGGACCAATGTGCTTCTTAATTTTAGGTTCCCTTAGTCTGTGTAGTTTTAGTGTATTCTTTTACTTTGGTAAGCCAACCATTCCCTTTTGTATCTTAAGGTTCCTaccattttcattgttttatgctGTCTGTCTTGCATGTTTTGTAGTGCGCTCTTTTCAAATtgtttgcattttcaaaatAGCTGCCAAGTTCCCCAAGCTCTACAGCTGGTGGATGAAATATCATGGACAATGGCTGGTCATCACAGTGGCATTTGTTACTCAGGCACTCATACTTCTTATTGGCTATTCTTATGGACACCCCAAGCCAAGCAATGAAACGAATTGGTATCCAGACAAAATCATACTTGGCTGTGAAATTGATCTCAAAGTATCTTCTGGTCCTGTGATTTTACTTGTATTTCTGTCCTCcctttgctttattttctccTACATGGGAAAAGACCTCCCAAAAAATTACAATGAGGCCAAAGCAATAACCTTCTGCCTGCTCCTGCTGATCCTCACCTGGACCATGTTTGCCACTGAATGTATGATTTACCGTGGAAAGTACATCCAAATTCTTAACGCTCTGGCAGTACTGTCCAGCCTCTACTCCTTTCTGTTGTGGTATTTCCTCCCAAaatgttacatcatcattttccaaccccacagaaacacacagcagtacTTTCAAGGTCTTATTCAAAGTTATACCAAAACAATTAGCCAGTAG